The Heterodontus francisci isolate sHetFra1 chromosome 4, sHetFra1.hap1, whole genome shotgun sequence DNA window TAAGTTGCTCTGTGCTATGCAAAGGGGCTCGGGGTCTTGGGAGCTTTGCAAGGGGGTTCGAGGTCTTGGGGGCTGTGCTCAGGTTTCGTGTGGGTTTGGGGGGGTTCTGAAATGGGTAATGAAACTGCAGTGTGGTAACATTTTCGCTCATACAGCTGGAAGAGAGGGTCGGCTATCTGTAAGGTTGGGCTTTGAGTGCCATCAGGAACTCTTAGATGAAAGATTTCTCAAAAGATCAGTTGCCAAGGCAGACCTTGTTTCTGCATTGACAGCGATCTAAAGTTGCacagatcacctggcatgggtcttatACACCCAGTCTTTTTGGACTGCCGTGGCATAATGTGGagcctccaatggagggagggacAATAGCAGCTGAACCTGACTGTGAAGCTCAACGATGAGAACAGCAGCAACAGCCAgcaatgccaagaagggcccacctatgcccagagagtgtaccggactcagaTCAGCAACCTCCAAATGTGTGAACGCCATTGTCaacgaagactgcagctctccagggaggctgtcaccgacttatTCGCCATGCcgcaggatgagttgcgacctatgggctttaggggtcaccctatgccagtggccctgaagatcacaatgGCACTCAACATCTatgcatctggctctttccagggatccaccggggacatgagtggggtctcccagacagcagcccaacactacatcaaggaggtgaccaatgccctgtttaagagGGCTATTGACTATGTGTGCGACCAGACCaatcctgacagtcaggccgagaaggCCATTGGGTTCGGGgcaattgctggattcccccaggtgcaaagtgtaatggattgcacacatgtggccatcaaggctcaaaacgaccagccagccaccttcattaacaggaagggcttccattcaatcaatgctcaactggtctgcgaccatcaAAAGTGTTTCCTCCAGGTGTgggcccgcttcctgggaagcagccatgatgcccacatacttcgacagtcccaggtgccacagctttttagGCCCCCTATTAACCTTCAGGGATGGAATCTTTGGGACAAGGGCTACCCCATTGAAGACTTGACTGCTCACgcttgtgaggaacccttgcaatgcagtggaggagaggttcAACAGTTGCCCGGATCCACACAACTGACCGTTGAGAAGGCCATTGgcttactgaagatgagattccactgcttcgattgatctggtggagccctgcagtatgcaccagcgagggtctcgtgtatcgtagtgggttgctgtgctctgcacaatctagcactgcagaacggggaggccttacatgaagaTGAGATGCTGGAGCAACATCCCTCCACCGACAAGGAGGCACAGTGGAGAGACAGGAGCAAGCAGGACTGGATGGTGAAGACATTTCACCGGAGGCCACGCAGATAGAGTgatgtgccaaggaggcaagagacaacctcataaacaCCTGCTTCCAGCCTCTCTGATGTCCAGCAACAGAGACTCCAATTAAGACTCACCTTAGcgcatgtagtctgtcgcctcttTTCCATTTGTATTTCCACACTTTCAACAAGCTGCAATGgacgctagtgcccatgggagaacatatgttaatgagagcAATGGGCACATTGGTATTGCATTAAGGGGGAAGGggcaagtcagcagctcacaattaaggcacaaTGGAAAAATGCCTCCACACAATGATCATTAATGATTGTAtcaaaagaacttttaattaatcaaTAAATTGCATATGCTGTACACCTGTGAGACCAAAAGTGTGGCTAGGTGGATTTCTTAATACATTTGtgagtgctcctacgcagtgcgatccctgcaacagcagctgggctggagacagtctGCTGATCAAACTGCCTCTTGGCCTTTGATGACTTCGGCGGGCATCCTTTGGGTGCttggactctcctcaggcgtcgcagctgctggagctgggtttactggtggaggggcagaggagccggtgtccacactcagagcgccctgaggggagccctcagctgtggaggtcagcctctcctcctcccttttaaggctcacttgaacctccctgctcaccagagaaggatgggGAGCAGGAAAAGTCTCCAGGCTGCTGTCCTTCTTGCCTTGCCACTACAGAGTTGAGCTCGTGgcaaaggtgatggtgtgcaggtctgcatgtatttgtggaatctggctctccatgaagattgccaacctctcgatggatgacGCCATGCACTCACGTgcctaggacatggcagcagtcatggcatggatggactccttcatcatccgctcaaggctgcacatggcctctggcatctaggccaaatgttgtcttacctctctctgcaactgtagcatgccctgtgctgtcgacaccagaggcttgtcatcatcctggtgctcagcataggcctggacacccacagtcctccgactgtcagaggcctcagctgtctcagtctCAGCTGCTTGGGTGTGTGTGCCGTGCTCCCACCAGCTttaaccctgattctacagctgaaagTAAACCCACCGAGGTGgaaatatctgcgctggtggaaggtgcaggagagtcatggggcgGTGCGTCCTCTAAGtgatcctcctcctcagaggtggaattttGTCCTGCTTCCACTGAAGTCTCCTGCAGATGGCaacttgcatgagagaacacaaatatgtgggttaggatgagcagatctagtcatgccaaccatgcgtgatgtaggTCACCATAGTTGAACTGTATGTTCATGAAAGTCAATCGTCACTCTCTGCCCGGGGACtgcagtctcaccatctgctatgaGTCACCACCAGATTGAGGACCTCCTCCTCTGTTGTGGAGAGAGGCCTAATGTCAGAGATCTTTCTGCCAGTCCTTGATGCCTCCCTCATGTTGTGggctctcttgtcctgcaagtggaaagagggagatagtcatattaAACTGAAACATCAATGACAGTTATGCTAGTGGCATCCTCTTGTTCCCTACTAGGGTGTCCTATATAGCTCTTCCACCCGTCAGCTCTCAGGTGAGTTAATGGGGGCAAGCTGTGAAAGAGGAGTGGCCTGTGGCCATGCAGCCATGCACTTTCAGATCCTGGTTGAGGAGGTCATGCTTGACCCCCTTTGCCAGCGACTTTGTGCTGCCTCCTTCCCCATGTCTCACTTCCTACTGCGAGTTCTCATGCAAACCCTCAAAAGGAGAGAGGTATGAAGCACTCACCTTGGTGGAATGAATGAGgtcgttgactctcttcctgcactggacccatgtccctgggtgtggtggggggggggggggggaacaatgATCCTACGGCTGCTGACCTtctcagcgatctccatccaggcttgtttggtcaggtgggaggacattttctggccatcactggggaagaggatctctcacattccccttgcagtctggaggagaatctccagggaggcattgctaaaccgtggggccacccagtgtcttccttctgccatggttGATGCAGGCTCCGTTAAAGCTTCTTTGCCTAACAGTCTGATgcaggggtcctggggcagcaagCGGCAACTGGAGGGGTCTTCAGGCACCAGGGACAGCTGGAGGAGTCCTGAGGCACCAGGGGCAACTGAAGGGGTCCTGAGGCACCAGGGGCAGCTGAAGGGGTCCGGAGCCTGTAAGCAACACTGTTGAACGCAGGCCATTCTCAAAAGGCAAGAATGAATGCAGAGCTGGCAGAcccttaaaaatggcatcagcatctGCTCCGGGGTCATCTGACAATGTAATAAATGTCTCGCCTCCTGCCCCCACCGCatgattgcggggggtggggggagcatcgCCTTCAGTATGTAATATGGCCACCCGCTGCATGATTGCGGTGTGCTGGCTGTGCATGTCGCAGTCAGGAACGGCGCCGATTTCCAGGCCTGCTGCTAAATTCAGCTCGTTATGTGCTCAGGACTCTGGAGTGAATTTATAACACATAACTTTCAgaatcagaggcaagaatgctacagcTGAATCAAGGCTGGCACCAACAAGGAGGTTGAATTTCAGTTGTGGTTGTTATTTTCATAAGGCTTTCTGGCAGTTGTAATGAAGCTCCTGATTTGGTTAATATTCTGATTTTTGTTGGCAGATATTCAAGGAAATTTAATTCGCCCCACCCCACAAAACTTAGGCAGAACAGGAGTTAAAATGAAGCAGGCCAATTTATTGCTCTATTTTAATCCTGTGGCACTTCTGACGTGCTGTTTTACCATCCTGCTCAGTGAAGTCTTGTCTGGGTGAATGCTGGGATGTATTCCTAACACTCAGATTTTTAAATTAGGATATAGTTAGAGACTCAGTGAATTGTAAAACTGGGAATTTGCAATGTCACCTCGACTTAAAAATAATGAATTATAGTAAGTAAATAGAAATAATTAAGTAAAGAATAACTTAAAAATATCTTTCGGGTTAAATATATTAAGTGGAATGATTGGATCAGAGCCTAGAATGATGTGTAAAACATATATGATGTGTAGTTGCCTGCTCTCACATACTTGCCTTCCTACCTATCTATGTttcatcaacaaatttggctacatgCGTCAAGGTGTGACTTGAGTTCACTTTCAGTGACCATAGATGAccttgaagtgcagactgaatcatgtgctgaaatacctcagtagctgagttgactccaaagttcATCGGAAAATAGTTGTTTTGTATATTGCATTCTTCTTGGGCGTGAAATCAGTTGTTAGTGCATTTTCTGCTGAGTCATAGTTGTCTTGTGCAGGCGTGagtgtctcaaaaatattttccaatgTTTCACTTCCATGGTGAAGAAGTAAGGCCATTTTTCTCTTATCATTGGTGATTCCAAAACCCACCATTGCACCCTCAAATCGCCGCAGCCACTTCTGCCAACATAGAAACACAGATGAGGGCTCGGACTGCGCATCAAAATGTGATAAGTTGGGCATACCTGTCGCTGGCTTGATCTTCAGTGCAGCGAGAGTGCATCAAGGATCCAGGATAGCATTCCATAGGCACAAACGCACACACGTCAAAAAGTAATAATGGCAGGTGGAAGAAACAAATGCACATTTTGTAGGGTGCTATAAATGTTGCAATAAATTCTTCCCTAAGATTTAAGCAGACCAAACTACCCTTGCATTGATGTATGAGAAAAGATGGCTGTCCTGCTTTAGCTGCACAGAAATACAAGACCTGCTGTGAACAACACTGTCCAtatttgacaatctgcattaccTGGAGTTTATACCTGGCTATAAAGTAAATGCAGATTCTGTCCTCGTTGccattgtaagatctcacattgtagatctgctattgtaaatctctggaagaaacacatggcACTACCTTCTTGATCACTGCTGTATATTGAACCTTTATTATCAACTCCTTCTATTGGCACACTGTGCATGCTACTCAAAGAATTTAGGGTAGCCTCAAATGAATAATACACTTCATATCAAATGAACAATTAATGAACAATGCACTacagtggtgggtggggggaggtgcgggGGGACGGATGGCAGTGATTGTTGAGGGTAGGGGGGTGGGTGCTGGCACAGGGGAGGCCTTCGCcactgggggccctccgtgggccacagatttcccaagcAGGAGGGCACCTACCCGCCCAGCACATAGGGAGGTCATCTGGTTTTACTAGGCAGCCTCCCCATCTGGCTGGTTAAATGCCAAGCgaccgataaaattcagccctaagtatcCTTTCTAACAGTAtgataaatcttaattactgctacataacctttctggcactgaaaattagcgGTTACAAAGGTGTAATCTCTACTTCAGCTTTTAATTATTGGAGATTTTATTTATAacttttttttctgtctctattttctctttctctcaatccaatctttcttcctcCTCTTTGTTTTGCTTTTGGGACCTGATTTGTCATTGATTTCTCTATTCTAActcatacttcctggtttagactgcaCTGTTCTATTTGCAAAACATAAAACTAGTAAACATTCATTTATGGGGCCTGGAGGAACCTGAATTCCTTCAGACACTTCTGATACACCCAGTCTTTAACAGCCAGTGGCCCGTCTGCTGCCTCTATATGCACCTTTTTGGCAGATAGCTGGCTGTTGGAAAGCAAATGAAAACCAACTGCTAAAATCGTGATTGACCACCCACTCGTTCGTGCCTGGACATTGAAATTCCCTCTATTGTGTCCATACATAGGAGGCAAGAATAGTTATTTttaaatttggggcggcacagtggcgcagtggttagcaccgcagcctcacagctccagggacccgggttcaattctgggtactgcctgtgtggagtttgcaagttctccgtgtgaccgcgtggtttttcaccgggtgctccggtttcctcccacaaccaaagacttgcaggtgataggtaaattggccgttgtaaattgcccctagtgtaggtaggtgatagggaatatgagattactgtagggttagtataaatgggtggttgttggtcagcacagactcggtgggccgaagggcctgtttcagtgctgtatctctaaataaaaaaaaataaataaaatgttattctctcccagtgtggaagaaactggagcaaaataaatcaaacttcctcggatgagtacttgcaaactactttattaacttgtgcacaaggagaacaaacacagtagagctcacattgagactcagtgcgatgttctaaagaattacagtcaaacagtggcaattatactattctgcaaccaataatcttacaacaatatttcaatccttaatttgtattctaaagcaccaataatattacaatttaattcttgctctaaacgaataagatacagtaattttcaatccttcgtctacatatctatctcaccattgaccttgcagctggtacagcgcaacaacagaaagagacatcaggcttcaacaacactcttcttatctcatcagccagacatggcacattcctaaggagcagtttgcgtgagaaacatactgaccaagcaaactcacacccctagtccaaggatggctcacctcaggttccacacttcCCCCCTTTTGTCCTGGAAGGACAACTGCCAGGTCTCACTCAAGTTCTATATTTGCTAGCCATTGGGCTTCATCCTTAGTGGGGTCATGATTCagaaggagagggaggagatggaTTATTGGATTACCACCAGGACCCTGGAGATTCTGTGACCGGCAAACGGAGCGGATGCAACAAAGGAAGAGTTGGATGACAACGTACAGGATGAGCTGcacagacccccccccaccccaccttgtgCCGCCAGCAAGAAGTGAAGGGCCATTGTCGCTAGATATGATTTCAGGGATTCCAAACCTAGGCCCATATTCACGTAACAGTAACCTGGCTACAGTAATAGCAGCACTTAGTTGTATCCCATACATTTAGGCATTTGTATCATCACCATTAcataatcaattgtgcgaacataatacagccGCAATTTCACTCTTAGAGCatgttgatcattcattaattcattttaagtatatatgaataggttatacaatcacccttgtgtggcataactaattgtctaccttttatagagcaagtttgaaaactgattgtctttaaggtagctgtccatcctgtattcatacatcctcacacatcgcctaattaatttcttaagtttccaaattaagtatgtcacatataacaccatgatacccaaaaccactatcaggacatgggagataattctaaaccaggggtgcatctgcacgtttgacccccagtcccataagtcctcccaccaggttgaatcgtttatctcgtcaatctcatcttgtagcttcttcaactgttgttccagattgtagtacactacagcagtggcttctagctgctgtctctctttacccaagcgtgtgggcaattgcGCAATAGTATACTTATTTTactggaggtaatttgtcaaaccctccttaatactttctgtctttcgtttttgtatgtctaccaactccatcttccccaccctggttggtatttgtgggttgaaacaaaacgtactgttgttcaccggacaagtctggttatgtccatactggtactcctttgttgtggtggttaagcaatatctcccctttcccatataggccacatgggttagccctgacaatgctttcctagtctgcatggtgtaatttacagtggcattaaacccacattttgattctgccgttttatatataggatgaggacatatgaccaccaggttttccagactacactcagacaatgttgttccaactacctcttttccaatttccataacgtagggtaaaatatcatggtattctatgtaatcttttccccttcccctatattttctacttcatgtaattgcatccctaacttatctctcagaattacatgtattcccaacactactccaatactcatagatcctgtatttacacattcctgacctttccataccttaagttttctgagttggcacctgataattttatcatttgtgtgactagctaagtcctccaactgggtatcattgatccaaactggtacctgtcctgcatcaatttgcctccaattttccttcgtttgttctaacatccacggaccatatgtactgcaaacactttcattatttgaaatgtcgtggacctcctttaccttttctatgatatcattaatagtatgagcatgaccttcccgtactctcaccagtcctgtcactgtttttgacagatcctgtcctactttagctacaccacttctgtgccttttgttcctttttcaaaatatcctttactagctgactgagagttctatccttctggtccacattttccaaatctatagtattgacaattgaagttcctgtattaaggactctggctgcgtcattcactaaactgcgtttgtgtctctttccctttattattttctcattaccaaattcctgtctcaacaattgttgcagtaataccttgtacaactctcaggtcttctcagggcaccagtcaggtagctggatatctgagatattcaatattactggtaccaactcaagctttatattatcatatacaattttattactttttattattgcaagtccattttctggtcctgtagtcaaggccgggcaagggagaccagtcacttgtggctgttgggtcgtaaccttactcgttagtaattcggatgtgggattaaccgtggtgattggagcttgttgtctgtttaataaattttgagtgctggtttgattgctggctccttcccttgtacaccccccaatgattttgacacaaaaggtccctggagggcctttgctgtcaaaatgcgacacacctggtagattaaattgtccactaaagtaaaagcaaaatactgctgatgctgaaaattcgaaacaaaaacaagaaatgctggaaatactcagcagattaaattGCCCGCCAGGCATATAGTAGTTCTTTGCAGGATATTATATAAAGGGGCTGGCTTTAAGTCAAATCCATCAGTAAGGTTCCTgcgatacccaacaaggcccaaaaatgatctcagagccttagtatcttgtggtagggggagttggaagtttgaggattgtctgtactcgcatctgctctgtctcacgctttccctgtgttatcactattctcaaataataaaccttttctttcaatatctgtgccttttccgggttaactttcactccaacCTTCCAAAGGAGTTGAAGGAGCTCCTCCAGTAGGTCAATTGTCAcactgataaagatgctgtgacatttgatgtctgcaattaagtttttaaattcttaaagctgctggatctcttgttgggcatcagttctcatgtggccttggaacctgacgtcacctgcttaaaaaaacacaaagaatccattgtggctctgcccctgagcccaatgggttaatttgtccaattctatctgtcaatttagaaatttaaggtttaataatgtccattatatataaattttactctcagcaatgcaaaattgtgtggtggattaaatggaaaaacagcagctgcagcggggtttttttttcaaggggcggagcaaaatcgtctcagctgcgtcactttacaaaacctttttcttctctgatcgaaaaAAAACCACACAATagattttaatctatttttttaaaatccttttggtattcttagggttgctctcctttgaagttgaaaatgccacaaatgcttccgttgctttccaaataacaaatcacatctgcacacttgcactggtattccactgtcatgccacatattctgaactctcaggtgatcttatcaaaagatcaaatatcatcGGTGAGGAAAAGTGGGGggcgctggtggtgtctatctgagatctttgcttacctccccctgtcgggccagactttcaaatgtagctctcttaaaaactcatatctccaagagaaaactatcaattgctagtcttatctacactttcctgactttcactggaaaattcgaggcttcttggaaattagctgtttatttcactatttgtttatccccagaattcctttattagcgcttgcatcagccagatctgattgccaattcctattaattataattctatttcattttgagccctggagaacctttacaattaatattcataattccttaaaacagaaatcaaacatttccatttgattccagacattagtgtatattgtttatgttttttttttaccttagatgacattttaactccttaaataacttgccaaattaaactggattttcgacatctcacattattccaaattcaaataacagtaaatttccctttgagtgctttaaataaccacacagatcaattaaattttgtttattgattccaatttcttatgcccagacttggttgtactttttgtacgttaaagacagaagtgcttgcaactatctctccctctcaagcactttgtctcattgataaagatagttgcagcagggttaatttcttgattgtctccaagggggcggagcaaagcattctccgctgcgtcgctttacgtaacccttttgttttaatggaaaagaactaaactccattttaaatgttttttttatccttaaataagaggtttctaatccaaggattattattttttttaaaacaaagatgattccaaattccaattcactgcaataatatttaaaatcaaaactgccaatgttatatgagtgagccctctgtccggaactgaagactcctccaaaacatgacataataaacttgaaagttcattgtggcaacaaatgaaatttccagttcttcaacttaaacaggtcaattaaccttaacagtattaattcaattcagacttattaacttatactacttattaactatacacagaacagaatagcacgtgcttattttaaaagacagGTAAATTATgtaatttttcttgttcttcaggcgcctttcaaatgactgtaataaaaccaaaaactaaagaaaaagttatttaacattcttacaacaaaagatttaacactaggtccttacacaaactttaatctttcctatatctcctttgtttatccttctctcccttaaaccaatatccaattcctgacatttgctacttaaaacagtcagtaaaacatgtctttaatttaaactccaaaaaaaaactagaacagattttaaactggaactccaattaaagcaatgttttaaacttcaaattggatttctgccaaacctcTTCAGATctgcaaggctgaagcttatctcttagaaaattgttcattgccttttcacagttgcaaaaccaacttttaaaatcaaaataaaattttaacttaaaatataattcaattttatatcccattcctgggtgcacaacactaaatagaaatgaacacactcaacaatcacttttcacactctttcaattccaaacaacttaatagactcatgctttcaccattaaagccagacaacaaagagttaacgacagtctacagaacacaagctgtacagaacacaagctgtacatcccagacattcaattcatggaagcttccaacattcacacacttgaatcaaaagacacagtaacttgtttttactcacttgaaatttcctcCTCCTAATCAACAGGAGGTTCAGACTCCTTAGGAGCCGGCCCCTTTTGTGTTTGCGCGACCGGGATCCTGGCTTTGGGTGCCTGTCTCACTTCCTCAGTCCTTCGTACACTTTCCTGACTCTTCCGCGACTCATCTAAGCGCTTCAGCATTCGGTCCTTATTAAAGGTACCGTTGGGCGGGAACATCTTTCCCCTACCCTGCGTCCATTTCACCCATCTCGGGACATATAGAATGCTTTCAGGCCCATAATGTATCTACATATATGCATTAGGTGTTCCCTTAATTACAACAAAAGCTAATTAGACTTTACCTTACCGGCCGACTTCCGAATTACCTACCAATCTCGTCGACCTGGCTCTAACGGGGCCTCTAACCCCGAGAGGGACTCGAACCACCCTCAAACTCCTCCGGATCCGGACGGGGactctaaccccgagggggactctaaccaccctctgaggggAACTCTAACCTCCCTCAACCCTTGACGTCAAACCGGGTactctaaccccgagggggactcgAACCTCCCTCAAACTCTTCTGACTTATCCCGGTAGTGCTACACAGGTGAGCTTGTGCGTTTCCTTGGTCAAAACCTCGTATTGCCGAAATCAGGCAGCCACGGTCATCGAGCCGTTGACCCGTGAGGCACCACGCTATTCTCCCGTGCTAGCACTCCGGGGGTTCGTCATCTCGGTGGAACCTCCAAGAAACTGTGgaagaaactagagcaaaataaatcaaacttcctcggatgagtactcgcaaactactttattaacttgtgcacaaggagaacaaacacagtagagctcacattgagactcagtgcgatgttctaaagaattacagtcaaacagtggcaattatactattctgcaaccaataatcttacaacaacaTTTCAATCCAATTGGACTTGAATATAGGGAGTACAATtaagaattttgcagatgatacaaaaattgtctgtgtggttgataatgaagaaaggaGTTGTAGACGGCAGGAATATATCAATGAACTTGTCAGGTGGGCGGATCACTGGCAAATGGagctcaatctggagaagtgtgaggtaaggcgttgaggaaggctaacaaggcaagagaatacacaataaatgataggaaactgagaagtgtagaggaacagagggaccttggagtgtttgtccacagatccctgagatggctggacaggta harbors:
- the LOC137368816 gene encoding putative nuclease HARBI1, encoding MPQDELRPMGFRGHPMPVALKITMALNIYASGSFQGSTGDMSGVSQTAAQHYIKEVTNALFKRAIDYVCDQTNPDSQAEKAIGFGAIAGFPQVQSVMDCTHVAIKAQNDQPATFINRKGFHSINAQLVCDHQKCFLQVWARFLGSSHDAHILRQSQVPQLFRPPINLQGWNLWDKGYPIEDLTAHACEEPLQCSGGEVQQLPGSTQLTVEKAIGLLKMRFHCFD